The genomic segment GTTTAATGGAGACAAGAAGGACATGTCCGAAATGATCAAAGAAGCTAGAAATTCCAAACCTATCAGCTTATCCGATGACATTCTTCCTAAAGTAGTACCACATATTTTTCAAACTGTCAAGAAATATGGTAGGGATTACAAATATTTCTTAATCTTATTACATTTCGTATGAGGTCACAGTGCAATCAATAAACATTTTATTCAAATACAACCACCACATCTCAACATTTCaacattattttacttattttgaaaaagaagggtcACTGACCCTTTTTTTGGACCCAAATCCTGCCTTATGGGGGAATTCGGCAGAAGACATTGCCTGATGTGGAATTTGGGTGGAGTGGCATAAATGTTAAAACATTTTAATTAAAATACAAGAttaagagaagaaaaagagaaataagataTCTTCTAATTCAATGCATTTTCTCCATGCATTTCGCTGAAGTTGTAGGTACTAGAAACATGATCTTATTAAAAATAGGCATAATGGATAAACACTCACTCAAACTTGGTTCAGCTAGCAAGGAAGCACTCCAACTTTGAGAGTGCACATCTGAACATCTCATTTTGTCTTGTAAATACTTCAACTCGTACCAATTGTGTCCCGTGGGCACTCAACACTGACgtgacacataaattttggagGTGTCTAGATGATCATTTTGTTAGTTGAAGTGTTCAATTGATATAGTGAAAACAAACTAAGGTGTATACTCAAAAGTTAAAATGCGTACTTGACAACTGAAGGTAAGTTTGAGTGTCTATTCAAATgtaacaactaaaaattaaagaGTTGAGAGTTACCTCCTCATACGAGTCTGATAAATGAAGTTGAAATTGCAGGTAAAAATGCCATATTTTGGCATGGGACAACTCCAGAGATTTACATTATGGATCCTCTTCTTATAAAGGAGATCTTTTCCAAGATCTATGATTTTCAAAAGCCTCATAATCCTGTAGCGAAATTGTTGGCACAAGGACTTGTCGGTGCAGAGGGGGTTCATTGGGCCAAAAACAGAAGGATTATGAATCCTGCTTTCCATCCAGATAAGTTGAAGGTGTTAGTTTGATAAAACAACTCTAAGACAACAAAGTTTaggttaaaatatttatttattccttttatGATGGtggcacccaagggtgtggcctagtggtcaatgaagtggattGAGAATCTGAGgtctcatgttcaaattcccgCCGAGACAAAAAAACACTTGgtgattttttttctcatctaTACTAGCTTTGGTGGACAGAATTACCTGATCTCTATTGTTGTTGGGAGGTGGTAGGTATCTCTTGGATTTAGTTGCAATAAATGAAAGCTGACCCGAACACCgttgttataaaaaaaatgatggtgaCATACGGGTAAATTTGTGCATACCTTGGCTATATTCTACTGAATTACCGGGTAAATCCATCCACGTAGGCTTAGGCAAATGGAAAGAAATTAGTTAGTGTTTCGACAATTTGAACCTGAGACTTCATGATTTCCCTGATTTCGTAGATTTGTGAATAGTTATTGTATAACTAATAAGGACTATTTTTGAACTTCTGAAACAGAATATGCTGCCAGCATTTTACCTGGGCTGCAATGAGTTGGTGAACAAGTGGGATGAAGTCTTTTGCCAGAAAGATACCTGTGAACTGGATATATGGCCTTCTATTCAAAATATGAGCACCAATATTATTGCACGTACCGCATTTGGTGTTTCTTACCAACAAGGGAGAGACATATTTGAACTTCAAAAAGAACAAGCTTATCATCTTATGGAAATTGTACGTTCAGGACATATTCCAGGTTGGAGGTAACTTCACCATGCACTTTTTTGTGCTCTTCTATCCCAACTTACGTGGCACTTTTCGAATTTCAAGATATACCTTAATGTTTTCATGTTTCTTTCAAGTATTTTAATTGTCAAATATGTAATTTCTAGGACTCTTCATGtagtttaaaatttataaattttattgttaaaaaCTTGAAGATTTCATGCCTACATTCACAATCAAACTTCAATTGTTTGACTCAGATAGAAGGAGTATTTTCTTAAATCAACATCTCTTCTGCTAATGTCTGTTGATGTTGACATTTCATTTGTTAATTGTTCCATATTTGATACGAGGAATTAGTTGTCGGCTCCTTATATGGTCCTGGATGATTTTTATGGGTGATTTTTATCTTATGCGTACGCAAATAAAGGATTTGACCTTTATCTGTTCGAAATTCTACCACATGCATTTGATTTACTGGTTCAACGctattatttatacttatttggTGGATAGTTTATCACCTATACAAGTTTGAGAAAAAATTTCACAGATAACCCCTTTTCAACCCTTGTAATTGAAAAATAGCCAGCACTATTACATCTACAGGATTTAGGCAAAAGTTACCAGGATCTAATGAACCCATAACTGTATTCTAGAACCAACTCGGACCACATGAACTAACTCTTGCGATTGAGTTTGACCtgaatttttgtatttcttgtttACCCAATATTAGATACCAAATTTTAGTACCTTATGTTTTCTATTTTCTCGTTCAATGACTAGTATTTTTTACGGTAGGTTTCTACCAACTAAGAGAAACAGAAGGATGAAAGAAATTGAGAAGAAAATTCAAGCAACAATTAGAGGTATTATCGACGATAGATTGAAGGCAATGAAAACAAGGCATGCTAGTAATAATGATTTATTAGGTGCACTGTTAGAGTCCAGTTTCAAAAATGGACAACCTGGGAACAAGAATTCTGTAATGAACATCGGCGACATAGTCGAGGAGTGCAAGTTATTTTTTCTTGCTGGGCAGGAGAATACTTCTGTGACGATAGTATGGACAATGTTTCTATTAAGCATACATCAAGGTTGGCAAGCACGAGCTAGAGAAGAGGTTTTGCAAGCTTTTGGCCATGATGAACCAAATTTTGATGGACTAAATCATTTGAAAATTGTAAGTATTTTTTCAAATCAACGTTCAATAAGTTTTTCTATCCAAGAACTCATTTAGTGCTCGACTCAATTATGTCTAGGTCAACATGATTTTACACGAGGTTCTTAGGTTGTACCCACCAGTAACTTCAATTAGTCGGAAAATTTATAAAGAAACTAATTTAGGAGATATGAGTCTACCTGCTGGGGTGTTATTGTTGTTGCCCACAATCTTGCTACATCATGATCACGAACTATGGAGTGACGATGCAAGACAATTCAAGCCTGAGAGATTTAGTGAAGGAATTTCAGGAGCAACAAAAGGGAAAGTCTCATTTTTGCCGTTTGGTTGGGGACCCCGTATCTGCATTGGACAAAATTTTGCTTTGTTAGAAGCAAAATTGGCGATAGCTATGATCTTAAAACAGTTCTCCTTTGAGCTATCTACAGCTTATGTGCATGCTCCATACAAGATAGTGGCTCTTCAACCACAAGACGGTGTTCACCTAATTTTGCGCAAGCTATAGCTTATATTTATGTTACTAATGTTCTTACTTCCTAGGTGTTTCATTTGGACAATCTGGAGCTTACATGAAAACTCAAGTATTTGTGTAATAACTGATAAATTACAATGACTTAGCTAGCAGTGAGACGTGCATGGGATGGAAGTTTATGGATTAGTAGTCGACTTGTCTATGAAGTAATTGATGGTAAGATAAACGATAAGGACACCATTAGCCACTTGACATCCTTTAATTATGTGCTCGATCATATGAATCAAGACACCCAATATACTACTACAACAGACATTACCCATTTCTCCTGATCCCAACAACATTTGTAATATCATGCTTCAAATGCAAATCCGTAAGAATTCTAAGTTGCTGATTTCATTTTCTCAAAGAGACTCACCACCCTAAGAGTAGAGCATTGCGCTTACCACTATCATGATCCCTGTACCAAATAGAGCAGCCCAATCATCACATAAATGAACAGACAAGTCCAAAAGGAGATTCATGCACTAGCTCATTGAAGAAGCGCCAACTTCCACTCAGATATTCGAGTTAAGGACAATGAGAAATCCTCTCTACAGTCACTACGAAGGAATTAGTGCACAGATGAAATCCAGTAAAGAAATACCATTATTAGACATGTCAAAACTCTATGAAATCTGCATATAGCAGAGGAGGAGAAGAAGTAGAgaagaggatattttttattatgaaaaacTTACTGATTGTTCTTTTCAAGCTGGACTATATGTAGCACTAGATCAACTTGGACAGCTGTCAATTCAACTGAGTGCTAACTGATTATAAAGTCATGTTCTAGTGACAACTCATGTTTGTTACAACTGTTTTTCTCAACAACCATCTAACTAACTACTTCTCTTAACTAATTATCAATATTTCAATACTCCTCCTCAAGTTGGAGGGTGAAAAAATGTCTTGGATAACAAAAAATTATGTTGAGCTGTTCCTAGTCCTTTGGTCAACAAATCAGCCAGCTGAAACTTGGTGGATGCATGTAATGGATGTATAAGTCCTTCCTTAAGTTTTTTCCTTTATGAAATGGCAATCGATTTTGATATGCTTGGTGCATTCATGAAAGTTTGGGTTTGCAGCAATTTGCATAGCTGCCTTACCGTCACAATAGAGCTGAATAGGCATAGTTACAATAATGGACAAATCTTTCAATAAGCCTACCATCCAAATTACCGTAGTAACTACAGCTGCCATGCTGCGATACTTTGCCTCTGCTGAACTGTGCCTTACAGTATTTTGTTTCTTAGATTTCCAAGAAACCAATGAAGATCCTAACTGCAAGATGAATCCAGTCATTGACCTCCTTGTGTTGGGGCATGATGCCCAATCAGAATCACAATGTACCACCAAATCTTTTATGGGACTTCTCTTAAAAAAAGCTCCTAGTCCAGGTGAACCTTTCACATATCTTACAACTCGTAAAGCTGCCATCCAGTGTGATTGTTTTGGATGCTGCCTAAATTGGCTAAGCATCTAAACTGCAAAGCAAATGTCAAGCCTAGTAATCGTCAAGTAAATCAATTTTCCAATGAGCTTTTGATATCTATTTACGTCATCAAACAAAGGATCATAATTTTTTCCCGTATGTTCATCATGCTCAATAGTGTGAGCTTAATGTTAGCTTTCAAGGGTGTAAAGACTGGCTTAGCTCCTGCAAGTCCAACATCAGATATAAGTTCCAATGTGTACTTACTTTGATTCAACAAAATTCTATGTTGAGATCTCAATACTTCAATCCCTAAAAAGTATTTCAGATCCCCCAAGTCCTTGGATTTGAACTGACTATGCAGATACTCCTTTACATCAGTTATAAGTTTTGAATTGCTTCTTGTAagcaaaatatcatctacataaatcAACAAAGCCACAATTTCATCACCACACTGTTTAGTGAATAGAGAATGATCGTGTAAGCTCTGCTTATAGCCTGCATTCAGTAGGGCAGTGGTTAACTTAATATTCCACTGTCTTGATGCTTGTTTGAGTCCATATAGTGACTTTAATAACTTACATACTCTAGTCTCCCCCTTGCTATATAATCCTTGAGGCAATGACATATAAACCTCCTCATAAAGATCTCCTTGTAGAAAAGCATTACTCATATCCATTTGGAAAAGACTCCAATCCTTAGAGACTGCAACACTTATCACTGTCCTTACAGTTCCCATCTTGACCACCGGAGAAAATGTTTCATGATAATCCAAATCTTCTCTTTGTGTGTATCCTTTTTCAACTAGCCTTGCCTTGTACTTATCAATCTCGCCATTAGCCTTGAGATTAACTTTATAAACCCATTTAGATCTTATAGGTTGCTTACCAAGTGGCAGTGTTACTAACTCCCAGGTCTTATTTTCTTCTAAAGAATTAATTTCCTACTGCATTGCATTGATCCACTCTTCATGTTGCGAAGCttcttcaaaggattttggctcTTGAATTACTGAGAATGAGTTTAGATATGCTTGATATGAACTTGACAAATGATAATGTGCAACATAGTTGGCTATAGGATATGAGCAATTTGTTGTTGGTTTAAGAAGAGTGATATAATCAGTAAGCTAAATAGGAGGTTTCACATTTCTTAAGGGCCTTCTTTGCATAGGTTGAGAGATAGTCACAGGTACTACTTGAGGAATGTCTTCTTGATCATTTGTATTATCGACCACTGTATGTGCTAGTTCAACAACTTCACTATCAATAATAAGTTCATCTGATGAATCTGCAGCAGGTGAAGTCGGTGGTTCGTCAATAGATGTATTAGTGAATGTGACTAGCATAGTTTCTTGACTAAATAAATCAGGAACTTGAGTATGTTGTTGAGTAGTGTTGTTCTTGACCATTGAGTGATCATTGACCTGCAATGGTGACTGTGAACATATCTGCATCACCATCATGCTGTGCTTTAGCTTTAAAAGGAAAAACTAGCTCTTTGAATGTCACATCTCTGCTTACAAACAACAATCCAGTTCCTAATTCACATAATATGTATCCTTTTTGATTTTCACAGTAACCTATCATGATTGCTCTTCTTTCCCTCTCTTGGAACTTGTCACCTTTAGGCAAAACACTAGCATAGCAAAGGCAACCAAAACCTCTTAGGTGATCAATCTTAGCAGGTTTGCCAAACAATATCCCATATGGAGTCTAACCATCTAGGACTGAGGAGGACAATTTGTTAATAAGATACACACTAGTTATTATACATTCTCTCCAAAACCTGATGGGTATCCCACTCTAAAACTTTAATGCTTTTGCCACCTCCAAGATATGCTTGTGCTTTCTTTCTACAGTCCCATTTTGTTCTGGTGTATAAGCATAACTAGTTTGATGAATAATCCCCTTGGATCTAAATAAGTCAGTGTATCGAGAGTTAACAAAATCCGTACCATTATCTGATCTAAACACCTTAACACATACACCAAATTGATTTCATATTAAGGAAATGAAATGTTGCAACACACTAaaaactttagatttagactgaATTAAATAGATCCAAGTGTATCTGCTAAAGTCATCTACCTATGTCACAAATGAATGCTTCATATCATAGGTGTGTTTCTTGTAGGGACCCCATACATCCAAGTGAACTAAATTAAAAGAAGCTAAAGCTTTAGTAGAACTAACAGGAAATTTCAATCTATGCTGCTTGGCAAGTTGACAGATGTCACAATTGTTATGAATCTGAG from the Capsicum annuum cultivar UCD-10X-F1 chromosome 9, UCD10Xv1.1, whole genome shotgun sequence genome contains:
- the LOC107842340 gene encoding cytochrome P450 CYP72A219, giving the protein MESLYQIYPFFFALIILSIGAWRVFNWVWLRPKRLEKCLRRQGFRGNRYRMFNGDKKDMSEMIKEARNSKPISLSDDILPKVVPHIFQTVKKYGKNAIFWHGTTPEIYIMDPLLIKEIFSKIYDFQKPHNPVAKLLAQGLVGAEGVHWAKNRRIMNPAFHPDKLKNMLPAFYLGCNELVNKWDEVFCQKDTCELDIWPSIQNMSTNIIARTAFGVSYQQGRDIFELQKEQAYHLMEIVRSGHIPGWRFLPTKRNRRMKEIEKKIQATIRGIIDDRLKAMKTRHASNNDLLGALLESSFKNGQPGNKNSVMNIGDIVEECKLFFLAGQENTSVTIVWTMFLLSIHQGWQARAREEVLQAFGHDEPNFDGLNHLKIVNMILHEVLRLYPPVTSISRKIYKETNLGDMSLPAGVLLLLPTILLHHDHELWSDDARQFKPERFSEGISGATKGKVSFLPFGWGPRICIGQNFALLEAKLAIAMILKQFSFELSTAYVHAPYKIVALQPQDGVHLILRKL